In Micromonospora sp. LH3U1, one genomic interval encodes:
- a CDS encoding DUF998 domain-containing protein, with product MRAVPNWAVATAAAAPVLLVAGWTVAESRQPAGYDPIRDTISQLAGHDAADAWIMVTALVLLGCCYLATAAVLHAAGLPSRFMLAVGGVATIALVAFPRPTVGGSLSHGIAATVAVLALVLWPAGSALWLPRGADAVHPDSPQPPWAFRRGVGLGATAVLLALFGWSAFEVTSGSRTGLAERVTAVAVSLWPLLAVLSARRAHLAWASGGTTSVGPALPTVGVVPPDPLGPSHGPTPRRPDGLP from the coding sequence ATGCGCGCCGTACCGAACTGGGCCGTCGCCACGGCGGCGGCCGCGCCCGTGTTGCTGGTGGCCGGTTGGACGGTCGCGGAGTCCCGGCAGCCCGCCGGGTACGACCCGATCCGGGACACCATCAGCCAATTGGCCGGGCACGACGCCGCCGACGCCTGGATCATGGTCACCGCCCTGGTGCTGCTCGGCTGCTGCTACCTGGCGACCGCCGCTGTGCTGCACGCGGCCGGGCTGCCCAGCCGATTCATGCTCGCCGTGGGAGGCGTGGCCACCATCGCGCTGGTCGCGTTTCCCCGGCCGACGGTGGGCGGCTCGCTCAGCCACGGCATCGCGGCGACCGTGGCCGTCCTCGCCCTGGTGCTCTGGCCGGCCGGGTCGGCGCTGTGGCTGCCACGCGGCGCGGACGCCGTCCATCCGGACTCGCCGCAGCCGCCCTGGGCGTTCCGCCGGGGGGTGGGGCTCGGCGCGACGGCCGTGCTGCTCGCGCTCTTCGGCTGGTCCGCGTTCGAGGTGACCAGCGGATCCCGGACCGGGTTGGCCGAACGGGTGACGGCGGTGGCCGTATCACTCTGGCCTCTGTTGGCGGTGCTCTCGGCCCGGCGGGCGCACCTTGCGTGGGCCTCGGGTGGCACCACCTCCGTCGGTCCGGCTCTGCCGACGGTCGGCGTCGTACCTCCGGATCCGCTTGGACCGTCGCACGGGCCCACTCCTCGACGGCCCGATGGGCTGCCGTGA
- a CDS encoding S1 family peptidase: MRPTRSSLRVAATVAVAGSLVVGTLIGAPAQAAPAASPDAAAALSAQLGDRSAGSYIDASGKSVVTVTDAAAASKASKAGAVVRYVTRGAAELNRATAELERSAKIPGTAWWSDPVTNQVVVSVDSTVTGAKLERVKAAAARANGAVRVEAEAGVLSTRISGGQAIYAGGGGRCSLGFNVRSGSTYYFVTAGHCTNISASWYSNSGQTALIGTRTGTSFPGNDYGIVRHSNSANAAGNVSLYNGSFRDITGSGNASVGQAVQRSGSTTGLRSGSVNATNATVNYAEGSVSGLIRTNVCAEPGDSGGSLFAGGTALGMTSGGSGNCRTGGTTYFQPVTEALSRYGVSVF; the protein is encoded by the coding sequence ATGCGACCCACGAGGTCCTCACTCCGCGTCGCGGCCACCGTCGCCGTGGCCGGAAGCTTGGTCGTCGGTACGCTCATCGGCGCACCCGCCCAGGCCGCCCCCGCCGCCTCGCCCGATGCCGCCGCCGCCCTCTCCGCTCAGCTCGGCGACCGCTCCGCTGGCTCGTACATCGATGCCAGTGGCAAGTCCGTCGTCACGGTGACCGACGCGGCCGCCGCCAGCAAGGCCAGCAAGGCCGGCGCCGTCGTTCGCTACGTCACCCGTGGTGCCGCCGAGCTCAACCGGGCCACGGCCGAACTGGAGCGCTCCGCCAAGATCCCAGGCACCGCCTGGTGGAGCGACCCGGTCACCAACCAGGTCGTCGTCTCCGTGGACAGCACCGTCACCGGAGCGAAGCTGGAGCGGGTCAAGGCCGCCGCCGCCCGTGCCAACGGCGCGGTCCGGGTCGAGGCCGAGGCCGGCGTGCTGAGCACCCGGATCTCCGGTGGCCAGGCCATCTACGCCGGTGGCGGCGGGCGCTGCTCGCTCGGCTTCAACGTGCGCAGCGGCAGCACCTACTACTTCGTGACGGCCGGGCACTGCACCAACATCTCGGCCAGTTGGTACTCGAACTCCGGCCAGACCGCGCTGATCGGCACCCGGACCGGCACCAGCTTCCCGGGCAACGACTACGGCATCGTGCGGCACAGCAACTCCGCCAACGCCGCTGGCAACGTCTCCCTCTACAACGGCAGCTTCCGCGACATCACCGGCTCCGGTAACGCCTCGGTCGGTCAGGCGGTGCAGCGCTCCGGCAGCACCACCGGCCTGCGCAGCGGCTCGGTGAACGCGACCAACGCCACGGTGAACTACGCCGAGGGTTCGGTCTCCGGCCTGATCCGCACCAACGTCTGCGCCGAGCCGGGCGACAGCGGCGGCTCGCTCTTCGCCGGCGGCACCGCCCTGGGCATGACCTCCGGCGGCAGTGGCAACTGCCGCACCGGTGGCACGACCTACTTCCAGCCCGTCACCGAGGCACTGAGCCGCTACGGCGTCAGCGTCTTCTGA
- a CDS encoding ArsR/SmtB family transcription factor has protein sequence MENPPSDGRTEPRRVDLDGRQVRVLAHPLRMRLLGSLRIDGPATATALAEKLGTNTGATSYHLRQLAEVGLVAEDPDRGTGRQRWWQAAHDMSHFDPTDFDEDPDARAAVQWIQADQVRLMGDLAERWMAVEHHQSRAWRDAVGMSDLVLPLDPARLRALSDDLWAVLMRYRDEAVADAPDVKPVHVFLAGFPRLDERW, from the coding sequence ATGGAGAACCCCCCATCCGACGGCCGTACCGAGCCACGGCGCGTCGATCTGGACGGCCGGCAGGTTCGCGTGCTGGCCCACCCACTGCGGATGCGGCTGCTCGGCTCGCTGCGTATCGACGGCCCGGCGACCGCCACGGCCCTCGCCGAGAAGTTGGGCACCAACACCGGCGCGACCAGCTACCACCTGCGGCAACTCGCCGAGGTGGGGCTCGTGGCCGAGGATCCCGACCGGGGCACCGGTCGGCAGCGCTGGTGGCAGGCCGCGCACGACATGAGTCACTTCGACCCCACCGACTTCGACGAAGACCCGGATGCCCGCGCCGCCGTCCAGTGGATCCAGGCCGACCAGGTGCGGCTGATGGGCGACCTGGCCGAGCGTTGGATGGCCGTCGAACACCACCAGTCTCGGGCCTGGCGCGACGCCGTCGGGATGAGTGACCTGGTGCTGCCGCTCGACCCGGCCCGACTACGTGCCCTCAGCGACGACCTGTGGGCGGTGCTGATGCGCTACCGCGACGAAGCCGTGGCCGATGCCCCGGACGTCAAACCCGTGCACGTGTTCCTGGCCGGCTTCCCGCGTCTGGACGAGCGGTGGTGA
- a CDS encoding winged helix-turn-helix transcriptional regulator, with protein sequence MGPSALDWSVDNCTITRAMAVLGERWTLVVLREVFTGVRRFDDMRVRTGIPRQVLTNRLSTLVEQGVLSREPYREPGSRLRHEYRLTAKGLDLWPVLVAVLGWGDRYLADPEGSPLTVTHRDCGAPVGIELRCADGHDVGQMRDVVPRPGPGARRRTP encoded by the coding sequence ATGGGACCCTCGGCACTGGACTGGTCGGTGGACAACTGCACCATCACCCGCGCGATGGCCGTCCTCGGTGAGCGCTGGACGCTGGTGGTGCTCCGCGAGGTGTTCACCGGCGTACGCCGCTTCGACGACATGCGGGTGCGCACCGGCATTCCGCGTCAGGTGTTGACCAACCGACTGTCCACGCTGGTGGAGCAGGGCGTGCTGAGTCGCGAGCCGTACCGGGAGCCCGGCAGTCGGTTGCGCCACGAGTACCGGCTGACGGCCAAGGGCCTGGACCTGTGGCCGGTGCTGGTTGCCGTGCTCGGCTGGGGCGACCGGTACCTTGCCGATCCGGAGGGCTCGCCGCTGACCGTCACCCATCGTGACTGTGGCGCTCCGGTAGGCATCGAACTGCGATGTGCCGACGGGCACGACGTGGGTCAGATGCGCGACGTGGTGCCCCGCCCGGGTCCCGGCGCCCGGCGCCGTACCCCCTGA
- a CDS encoding PaaI family thioesterase: MTQTQEPARSRTFTWADPAANAAQVGRRSGIDMLRAMIAGELAAPPVMHLIDMTRMEADEGRVVVELTPQEFHYNPLGSVHGGVLSTLLDTAAGCAVHTTLPAGVGYTSLDLNVKFLRPVTIDSGTLRCEGTVLQRGRRTALAEARITDASARLIAHATSTCLLLPQP, encoded by the coding sequence ATGACGCAGACGCAGGAACCGGCGCGCAGCCGTACCTTCACCTGGGCGGACCCGGCGGCCAACGCCGCCCAGGTCGGCCGACGCAGCGGCATCGACATGCTCCGGGCGATGATCGCCGGCGAGCTGGCCGCGCCGCCGGTGATGCACCTCATCGACATGACCCGGATGGAGGCCGACGAGGGTCGGGTCGTCGTCGAGCTGACCCCGCAGGAGTTCCACTACAACCCGCTCGGCAGCGTCCACGGTGGCGTCCTCTCGACGCTGCTGGACACCGCCGCGGGGTGCGCCGTGCACACCACGCTGCCGGCCGGCGTCGGCTACACCTCGCTGGACCTCAACGTGAAGTTCCTCCGCCCGGTCACGATCGACAGCGGCACGCTGCGCTGCGAGGGCACGGTGCTGCAACGCGGCCGGCGTACGGCCCTGGCCGAGGCCCGCATCACCGACGCGAGCGCCCGCCTGATAGCCCACGCAACCAGCACCTGCCTACTCCTCCCCCAACCCTGA
- a CDS encoding sugar nucleotide-binding protein, whose translation MRVLVVGGSGLLGREVSRRAVDAGLSVVGTVHSGEIALPGVAVRRLDVTDRAAVRALVAEVRPDAVVSTPYRYDDWTVTADGAAYVAVAAAEVGARLVHVSSDALHAGRPSPYLDDDVPTPINAYGAAKAAAETAVRAVDPGAALVRTSLILGEGSKQIQLCREALAGRATLFTDQIRCPVDVTDLADAVLELVHSAYAGPLNVAGPDAVSRAELGLLVAERFDLDASGLKTTTSTAAGVAGPGDVRLDSTRAAGLLRTRLRGVRELLAR comes from the coding sequence ATGCGGGTGCTTGTTGTCGGGGGCAGCGGGTTACTGGGCCGGGAGGTTTCTCGGCGGGCTGTTGATGCCGGGTTGTCGGTGGTGGGGACCGTTCACTCCGGTGAGATCGCTCTGCCGGGTGTTGCCGTGCGGCGACTGGACGTGACCGACCGGGCCGCGGTGCGTGCGCTGGTCGCCGAGGTACGCCCCGACGCCGTGGTGAGCACCCCCTACCGGTACGACGACTGGACGGTCACCGCCGACGGGGCCGCGTACGTGGCGGTCGCCGCGGCCGAGGTGGGCGCTCGGCTGGTGCACGTGTCCAGCGACGCCCTGCACGCCGGCCGTCCGTCGCCCTACCTCGACGACGACGTGCCCACTCCGATCAACGCGTACGGGGCCGCGAAGGCAGCGGCGGAGACCGCCGTGCGGGCGGTCGACCCCGGCGCGGCACTGGTGCGTACCTCGCTGATCCTGGGGGAGGGCAGCAAGCAGATCCAGCTCTGCCGCGAGGCGCTCGCCGGCCGGGCCACCCTGTTCACCGACCAGATCCGCTGCCCGGTCGACGTCACCGACCTGGCCGACGCCGTGCTGGAATTGGTCCACAGCGCGTACGCCGGCCCGCTCAACGTGGCCGGACCGGACGCGGTCAGCCGCGCCGAGCTGGGCCTGCTGGTCGCCGAACGGTTCGACCTGGACGCGTCCGGCCTGAAGACCACGACCAGCACCGCCGCCGGTGTTGCCGGGCCCGGCGACGTACGCCTGGACTCCACCCGCGCCGCTGGCCTGCTGCGCACGCGGCTGCGTGGGGTACGCGAACTCCTGGCTCGCTGA
- a CDS encoding MFS transporter, with product MSALTVRQVRNRYLTLYGLRWLPTGLLIPVMILLMQERGLTLPQIGLVGTAQGLLVLALELPTGGLADALGRRPVLLAAGALNLASLALFAVADSFWMFFLVWALQGVYRALDSGPLESWYVDATLAADPDAEYEKGLGYGGTVIGGAIAGGALLSGGLIALGPMGPVSALTVPVLAAIVAQAAALVALVVLLVEERPATGFAALRASVVQAPRMIGQAVGLLRRSRVLLALVAVELFWGFGMVTFESLLPVRLAEVIGDPERAAALLGPANSAAWLASAAGAALTPLLLRWFGAAPGAALLRILQGVTVVGMGLFAGPVGVLVAYLACYAVHGASNPLHSGLLHRQVDGPYRTSVLSLNSMMAQPAGALGGVVLTALAAATSVGTAMVVGGVVLAVAAPLYLPAWLAGRTPAPAIEPTAVPVPAVER from the coding sequence GTGAGCGCGCTGACCGTACGCCAGGTCCGGAATCGCTACCTCACGCTCTACGGTCTGCGCTGGCTGCCCACCGGACTGTTGATCCCGGTGATGATCCTGCTCATGCAGGAGCGCGGCCTGACGCTGCCACAGATCGGCCTGGTCGGCACCGCGCAGGGGCTGCTGGTGCTGGCGCTGGAGCTGCCCACCGGCGGGCTCGCCGACGCCCTCGGTCGCCGACCCGTGCTGCTCGCCGCCGGAGCGCTCAACCTCGCCTCGCTGGCGCTGTTCGCGGTGGCCGACTCGTTCTGGATGTTCTTCCTGGTCTGGGCGTTGCAGGGGGTCTACCGGGCGTTGGACAGCGGCCCGCTGGAGTCCTGGTACGTCGATGCCACCCTGGCCGCCGACCCGGATGCCGAGTACGAGAAGGGCCTCGGGTACGGCGGCACTGTCATCGGTGGCGCTATCGCCGGTGGCGCGCTGCTCAGCGGTGGTCTCATCGCCCTCGGCCCGATGGGGCCGGTCAGCGCGCTCACCGTGCCCGTGCTGGCCGCCATCGTCGCGCAGGCGGCGGCGCTCGTCGCGCTTGTCGTGCTGCTGGTGGAGGAGCGGCCGGCCACCGGGTTCGCGGCGCTACGGGCCTCGGTGGTGCAGGCGCCCCGGATGATCGGCCAGGCGGTCGGGCTGCTGCGCCGGTCCCGGGTGCTGCTGGCCCTGGTGGCGGTGGAGCTGTTCTGGGGCTTCGGGATGGTCACCTTCGAGTCGCTGCTGCCGGTGCGGCTCGCCGAGGTGATCGGCGATCCGGAACGTGCGGCGGCACTGCTCGGACCGGCCAACTCGGCCGCCTGGCTCGCCTCGGCCGCCGGCGCGGCGCTGACCCCGCTGCTGCTGCGCTGGTTCGGTGCCGCACCGGGCGCGGCCCTGCTGCGCATCCTGCAGGGGGTGACGGTGGTCGGGATGGGGCTGTTCGCCGGGCCGGTCGGGGTGTTGGTGGCGTACCTGGCCTGCTACGCCGTGCACGGCGCGTCGAACCCGCTGCACAGTGGGCTGCTGCATCGGCAGGTCGACGGCCCGTACCGGACCAGCGTGCTCTCCCTCAACTCGATGATGGCGCAGCCGGCCGGCGCGCTCGGCGGGGTGGTGCTTACCGCGCTGGCCGCCGCCACCAGCGTCGGCACCGCGATGGTGGTCGGCGGGGTGGTGCTGGCCGTCGCCGCCCCGCTCTACCTGCCCGCCTGGCTTGCCGGCCGCACACCCGCACCTGCCATCGAACCGACCGCGGTCCCCGTACCCGCCGTCGAGCGATGA
- a CDS encoding DUF998 domain-containing protein, whose amino-acid sequence MSIVPRWALLSAGGAPLFLIGGWTLAQAAQPDGFDPVRQTISALAATDADHRWIMTLGLAGLGFCHLVTALGLVTAAPTGRGLLALGGLATLVLVAFPQRPGGSTTHVVAAAVAFGALAVWPALAVPRRAAPPLDQGQRGPARWTALAAAAVLLGLLGWFAVEYFADGARIGLTERLLAAGEAAVPLAAVLAALASQRRRLEPSGPR is encoded by the coding sequence ATGTCGATTGTTCCCCGCTGGGCCCTGCTGTCGGCTGGTGGCGCACCGCTGTTTCTCATCGGGGGCTGGACGCTGGCGCAGGCCGCCCAACCCGACGGGTTCGATCCGGTCCGGCAGACCATCAGCGCGCTTGCCGCCACGGATGCGGACCATCGATGGATCATGACGCTCGGGCTTGCCGGCCTGGGTTTCTGTCACCTGGTGACCGCGCTCGGTCTGGTCACTGCCGCGCCGACGGGTCGAGGGCTGCTCGCGCTGGGCGGGCTCGCCACCCTGGTGCTGGTCGCCTTCCCGCAACGTCCGGGGGGCTCGACGACACACGTCGTCGCCGCTGCTGTGGCGTTCGGTGCGTTGGCTGTCTGGCCGGCCCTGGCCGTGCCCCGTCGAGCGGCGCCACCCCTGGACCAGGGTCAGCGCGGTCCCGCACGCTGGACAGCGCTCGCGGCGGCGGCGGTCCTGCTCGGGCTGCTCGGCTGGTTCGCCGTCGAGTACTTCGCCGACGGAGCACGGATCGGGCTGACGGAGCGATTGTTGGCGGCCGGCGAGGCGGCCGTGCCGCTGGCCGCCGTGCTCGCCGCGCTGGCCTCTCAGCGGCGGCGACTGGAACCGTCCGGGCCCCGCTGA
- a CDS encoding acyl-ACP desaturase, translating into MSTTLSQTALLVELEPVVARNLDRHLTLAKEWFPHEYVPWSEGRTFDGPLGGEAWSPTDSTIPDVARTALIVNLLTEDNLPSYHHEIATLFGRDGAWGTWVHRWTAEEGRHGVAIRDYLTVSRAVDPVALERARMTHMSEGYTNAHGDEVLHSLAYVSFQELATRISHRNTGKATGDPACEALLARVAADENLHMVFYRNLLAASFELAPSQAMRAVADVVADFQMPGSGIEGFARKSVAIALAGIYDLRQHRDDVLQPVLRQWDVFNVTGLNADGEAAREQLAAQLENLERAASRFEEKRDARAARLALR; encoded by the coding sequence ATGAGCACCACACTGAGCCAGACCGCACTCCTCGTCGAGTTGGAGCCGGTGGTTGCCCGCAACCTCGACCGCCACCTCACGCTGGCCAAGGAGTGGTTCCCGCACGAGTACGTGCCGTGGAGCGAGGGGCGCACCTTCGACGGGCCGCTCGGTGGCGAGGCGTGGTCTCCGACCGACTCCACCATCCCCGACGTGGCCCGCACCGCGCTGATCGTGAACCTGCTGACCGAGGACAACCTGCCCTCGTACCACCACGAGATCGCCACCCTGTTCGGCCGGGACGGCGCGTGGGGCACCTGGGTGCACCGGTGGACCGCGGAGGAGGGCCGGCACGGTGTCGCGATCCGCGACTACCTGACCGTCAGCCGCGCGGTCGACCCGGTGGCGCTGGAGCGGGCCCGGATGACGCACATGTCGGAGGGCTACACCAACGCCCACGGCGACGAGGTGCTGCACTCACTGGCGTACGTCTCGTTCCAGGAGTTGGCCACCCGGATCTCGCACCGCAACACCGGCAAGGCCACCGGCGACCCCGCCTGCGAGGCGCTGCTGGCCCGGGTGGCCGCCGACGAGAACCTGCACATGGTCTTCTACCGCAACCTGCTCGCCGCCTCGTTCGAGCTGGCCCCGAGTCAGGCCATGCGGGCCGTCGCCGACGTGGTGGCCGACTTCCAGATGCCCGGCAGCGGCATCGAGGGCTTCGCCCGCAAGTCCGTGGCGATCGCCCTGGCCGGCATCTACGACCTGCGCCAGCACCGCGACGACGTGCTCCAGCCGGTGCTGCGCCAGTGGGACGTCTTCAACGTGACCGGCCTCAACGCCGACGGCGAAGCCGCCCGCGAGCAGCTGGCCGCTCAGCTGGAAAACCTGGAGCGCGCCGCAAGCCGCTTCGAGGAGAAGCGCGACGCCCGAGCCGCCCGCCTAGCCCTCCGCTAA
- the aspS gene encoding aspartate--tRNA ligase translates to MIRTHNAGSLRAADAGSTVTLAGWVARRRDHGGVIFVDLRDGSGVVQVVFREEDAHALRNEFCVKVVGEVTRRPAGNENPELPTGEVEVTVVELEVLSEAAPLPLPVDDQIEAGDDLRLRYRYLDLRRSGPANALRLRSRASHLARGVLHERDFLEIETPTLTRSTPEGARDFLVPVRLQPGSWYALPQSPQLFKQLLMVGGMERYYQIARCYRDEDFRADRQPEFTQLDIEMSFVTEDDVIDLGEAIVSALWKDLAGHEIATPIPRITWHDAMARYGSDKPDLRYGVELTELTDYLRGTEFRVFAGAIDAGGYVGAVVMPGGAAQSRKELDGWQDWAKARGARGLAYVVLDAETGEARGPVAKNLSAEHLGGLADAVGAKPGDAVFFAASGTTREAQELLGAARVEIAKRSGLIDESAWAFCWVVDAPMFERTDEGGWTAVHHPFTSPNSEWVDRFEEAPDRALAYAYDIVCNGNEIGGGSIRIHRGDVQKRVFDLLGITPEEAQDKFGFLLEAFKYGAPPHGGIAFGWDRVCMLLAGADSIREVIAFPKTRGGFDPLTGAPTPITGQQRTEAGIDAKPKPSATTHTGTAGPAAPVADPV, encoded by the coding sequence GTGATCCGTACCCACAATGCCGGAAGCCTGCGCGCCGCGGACGCCGGCTCGACGGTGACGCTCGCCGGGTGGGTGGCCCGCCGGCGCGACCACGGCGGCGTCATCTTCGTCGACCTGCGCGACGGTTCCGGCGTTGTCCAGGTGGTGTTCCGCGAAGAGGACGCGCACGCGCTGCGCAACGAGTTCTGCGTGAAGGTCGTCGGCGAGGTGACCCGCCGGCCGGCCGGCAACGAGAACCCGGAGCTGCCCACCGGTGAGGTCGAGGTGACCGTCGTCGAGCTGGAGGTGCTCTCCGAGGCGGCCCCGCTGCCGCTGCCGGTGGACGACCAGATCGAGGCCGGTGACGACCTCCGGCTGCGGTACCGCTACCTGGACCTGCGCCGCAGCGGCCCGGCGAACGCGCTGCGCCTGCGCTCGCGCGCCAGCCACCTCGCCCGGGGTGTGCTGCACGAGCGGGACTTCCTGGAGATCGAGACGCCGACGCTGACCCGCTCGACGCCGGAGGGCGCCCGCGACTTCCTGGTCCCGGTGCGACTCCAGCCCGGTAGTTGGTACGCGCTGCCGCAGTCGCCTCAGCTGTTCAAGCAGCTGCTGATGGTCGGCGGCATGGAGCGGTATTACCAGATCGCCCGCTGCTACCGCGACGAGGACTTCCGCGCCGACCGGCAGCCCGAGTTCACCCAGCTCGACATCGAGATGTCGTTCGTCACCGAGGACGACGTGATCGACCTGGGCGAGGCGATCGTCTCGGCGCTCTGGAAGGACCTGGCTGGGCACGAGATCGCCACGCCGATCCCGCGGATCACCTGGCACGACGCGATGGCCCGGTACGGCTCGGACAAGCCGGACCTGCGCTACGGCGTCGAGCTGACCGAGCTGACCGACTACCTGCGCGGCACCGAGTTCCGGGTCTTCGCCGGGGCGATCGACGCGGGCGGCTACGTCGGCGCGGTCGTGATGCCGGGCGGCGCGGCGCAGAGCCGTAAGGAGCTGGACGGCTGGCAGGACTGGGCCAAGGCGCGTGGCGCGCGCGGCCTGGCGTACGTGGTGCTGGACGCCGAGACCGGCGAGGCGCGCGGCCCGGTGGCCAAGAACCTCTCCGCCGAGCACCTGGGTGGGCTCGCCGACGCGGTCGGCGCGAAGCCGGGCGATGCGGTGTTCTTCGCCGCGAGCGGCACCACCCGGGAGGCGCAGGAGCTGCTCGGCGCGGCCCGCGTCGAGATCGCCAAGCGGTCCGGCCTGATCGACGAGAGCGCCTGGGCGTTCTGCTGGGTGGTCGACGCGCCGATGTTCGAGCGCACGGACGAGGGCGGTTGGACGGCGGTGCACCACCCGTTCACCTCGCCCAACTCGGAGTGGGTCGACCGGTTCGAGGAGGCCCCGGACCGGGCGCTGGCGTACGCGTACGACATCGTCTGCAACGGCAACGAGATCGGCGGCGGGTCGATCCGTATCCACCGGGGCGACGTGCAGAAGCGGGTCTTCGACCTGCTCGGCATCACCCCGGAGGAGGCGCAGGACAAGTTCGGCTTCCTGCTGGAGGCGTTCAAGTACGGCGCTCCGCCGCACGGCGGTATCGCCTTCGGCTGGGACCGGGTCTGCATGCTGCTCGCCGGCGCGGACTCGATCCGTGAGGTCATCGCCTTCCCGAAGACCCGGGGTGGCTTCGATCCGCTGACCGGCGCGCCGACGCCGATCACCGGCCAGCAGCGCACCGAGGCCGGCATCGACGCCAAGCCCAAGCCCTCGGCCACCACCCACACCGGCACCGCCGGCCCAGCTGCCCCGGTAGCCGACCCGGTCTGA
- a CDS encoding GNAT family N-acetyltransferase, with product MIVDDQVLGDRTAVLAAVGHHPFARHALGSRPPVRGYRRDGAVLWVVPSEHGPAGCAIGPAGPAIEVCVALVADGVLRPEQRLHLPRHDPALLAGRLAVTGHADWDFHWTDTPPPAQADEQRVVRLTEADHPALEALIDEAFPSTTSRPGDPRVVDWYGIRAGDRLVACGADRSQGDIGFLAGLTVAPDQQGVGLGASLTAGMTRALLARHDTVGLGVYPSNVGAVRLYRRLGFTNSLSLSSFRLA from the coding sequence ATGATCGTCGACGACCAGGTGCTTGGGGACCGGACCGCTGTCCTGGCCGCCGTCGGCCACCACCCGTTCGCCCGGCACGCACTCGGTAGTCGCCCACCGGTGCGCGGTTACCGGCGCGACGGCGCCGTGCTGTGGGTGGTGCCGTCCGAGCACGGGCCGGCCGGCTGTGCGATCGGCCCGGCCGGGCCGGCGATCGAGGTCTGTGTCGCGTTGGTTGCGGACGGGGTGTTGCGCCCGGAGCAGCGGCTGCACCTACCCCGGCACGATCCCGCCCTGCTCGCGGGCCGACTGGCGGTGACCGGCCACGCTGACTGGGACTTCCACTGGACCGACACGCCACCACCGGCGCAGGCGGACGAGCAGCGGGTGGTACGACTCACCGAGGCCGACCATCCGGCGTTGGAGGCGCTGATCGACGAGGCGTTCCCGAGCACCACCTCCCGCCCGGGCGACCCACGGGTGGTGGACTGGTACGGCATCCGGGCCGGCGACCGGCTGGTGGCGTGCGGCGCGGACCGCAGCCAGGGTGACATCGGCTTCCTCGCCGGCCTGACCGTCGCACCCGACCAACAGGGTGTTGGGCTGGGCGCGTCCCTGACCGCCGGGATGACCCGGGCGCTGCTGGCGCGCCACGACACCGTGGGGCTCGGCGTCTATCCGAGCAATGTCGGTGCGGTGCGGCTCTACCGTCGGCTCGGTTTCACCAACAGCCTCTCCCTCAGCTCGTTCCGCCTCGCCTGA